The genomic DNA GAAAAAGCTCTGCGATTACGATCGCGGGAAGCTGGCGCAGCGTCTGGAAATTGATAAGGACATGATTACGCTGCTGGAAAGAATTGAAAAAGGTGAGGCTTTCGAGAAGCATCACCTTGGTGCGCAGCCGATATTTCATTGTCTGAAAAGCCTTAACGACCTGGTGAGGCTCTCACAGGCGTTGGGCGTCGAATTTCCGTTCTCTGAATATGCGGCCATCGAACACATTCCGGTGATTGAAGTGGAGTTCGTGCATCTCGCGGGTCTGGATGCCCACCTTGGGCAACTGACGCTGCTTGATACCCCCGGGCCGAATGAGGCCGGGCAACCGCATCTGCAAAAAATGCTGAGCGAGCAGTTATCCCGCGCGTCGGCGGTGCTGGCGGTGATGGATTACACCCAGCTCAAATCGATTTCCGATCAAGAGGTCCGGCAGGCCATTTCAGTCGCCGGTAAATCGGTGCCGCTGTATGCGCTGGTCAATAAATTCGATCAGAAAGATCGTAACAGCGACGATGAAGAACAGGTTAAAGCGATGATCTCCGGCACCTTAATGAAAGGGAATATTTCGCCGGGGCAAATTTATCCCGTTTCGTCGATGTGGGCGTATCTGGCGAACCGCGCCCGTTATGAGATGACTACCCACGGTCAGCTACCGGATCACAAGGAGCAGCGCTGGGTTCAGGATTTTGCCGAAGCCGCGCTGGGACGCCGCTGGCGTACGGAGGATTTGGACGACATCGACCATATTCGTCATGCTGCCGATTTGCTGTGGGAAGATTCGTTATTTGAACAGCCGATCCGCAAGCTTATTTATGCCGCCTATGCCAATGCATCGCTCTTCGCTCTGCGTTCGGCGTCGCATAAGCTGCTTAACTACGCCCAAAATGCCCGGGAGTACCTGGACTTCCGCTACCAGGGGCTGACGGTCGCTTTTGAGGCGCTGGAATTGAATATCGCGCGCCTGGAAGAGGACATGGCCCTGCTGCATACGCGTCAGCGCGTGGTGAGCGACGAAGTGAAGCATGAAGTGGAGCAGGCGCTTAACGCCACCGCTGACTTTATGATGTCGCAGAATACTTCACTCCAGCAGGCGATTAGCCATGTGTTTAGCGCCCGCTCTGTTCTCGACCTGGCTGGCATCGAACCGCGGGATCTTCGCCGTGACGAGCCGCAGGCGCTGAAACAGCTGGTACTGGATGATGAAGGGCAGGCGCGAATTGCGCTGAGTAAAATCCGCTCCTCCTGCGAGCTGATCATGCTGGATGCGCAGACGAAGATCGGCCGGGAGCTGGCGTTACGCTTCGATCAACTGGAGTCGACGCTGGCGCGCTCGCTGAATGAAGCCATGCGGCCAATCGAAACGCGTATTAAAGAACAACTCAGCCATGCGGGTTTTCGCGCGCGGATAAGCTTCCCGGCGTTTCAGGCGCATCAACTTAACTTCAACACCCGGGCGCTGTTTAACGATGCCATTGCGCAGGATCACCGCCCGGCAGGCCAGCCAGCGGGCGCGGCGAGCATGCGTGAAACCGTCTCTCGCTGGCTGAATAACCCGGGCTGGGGCTGGGAAGATTATGTTGTTGCACGCACACGCTATGTCATTGATATTGAAAAGCTGCATGAAAAATTCAAGCAGCATATCGATCAGTTCTGTGAACAAATCCGTAAAGCTTTGACCGCCCAGGTCGATGTCTCTGTTACGGCGGGGATGGCAACGTTCTTTGCGGAATTTTCGTTATGCCTGACCGGGTTACAGGAAAGTTTGCGTGATAGCCTCGCAGTACGTCAGCAAAATGAGCATTCGACCCGAGCGCTCAGCCAGCTGTTAAAGCAAAGTATCACGACTGCGACGTGGATACAGGAAGATACCCGACTGTTACGCGATGATATTCAAACCCTATTCGCGGCAGAACAACCATGACAACACAACTACTGGACGGCCCCGGGCGAACGCTGGAGTGTATTCATCCAAAATTTATGGTCGATCTGGTTCAGGGGGTGGACGCGGCGCGTCATCCCCACCCGGGACCACAAC from Enterobacter ludwigii includes the following:
- the crfC gene encoding clamp-binding protein CrfC, which gives rise to MHTQTIFELSQEAERLLQLALQNLDTLKSMPTAKLESTAAAITGEKNNVLPLHFSARGVEAQQAMLNNELRKITRLEMVLAIVGTMKAGKSTTINAIVGTEVLPNRNRPMTALPTLIRHTPGQKEPVLHFAHVSPIDELILLLQKKLCDYDRGKLAQRLEIDKDMITLLERIEKGEAFEKHHLGAQPIFHCLKSLNDLVRLSQALGVEFPFSEYAAIEHIPVIEVEFVHLAGLDAHLGQLTLLDTPGPNEAGQPHLQKMLSEQLSRASAVLAVMDYTQLKSISDQEVRQAISVAGKSVPLYALVNKFDQKDRNSDDEEQVKAMISGTLMKGNISPGQIYPVSSMWAYLANRARYEMTTHGQLPDHKEQRWVQDFAEAALGRRWRTEDLDDIDHIRHAADLLWEDSLFEQPIRKLIYAAYANASLFALRSASHKLLNYAQNAREYLDFRYQGLTVAFEALELNIARLEEDMALLHTRQRVVSDEVKHEVEQALNATADFMMSQNTSLQQAISHVFSARSVLDLAGIEPRDLRRDEPQALKQLVLDDEGQARIALSKIRSSCELIMLDAQTKIGRELALRFDQLESTLARSLNEAMRPIETRIKEQLSHAGFRARISFPAFQAHQLNFNTRALFNDAIAQDHRPAGQPAGAASMRETVSRWLNNPGWGWEDYVVARTRYVIDIEKLHEKFKQHIDQFCEQIRKALTAQVDVSVTAGMATFFAEFSLCLTGLQESLRDSLAVRQQNEHSTRALSQLLKQSITTATWIQEDTRLLRDDIQTLFAAEQP